The proteins below are encoded in one region of Silene latifolia isolate original U9 population chromosome 2, ASM4854445v1, whole genome shotgun sequence:
- the LOC141643623 gene encoding putative sphingolipid transporter spinster homolog 2: MSKTPADDPPSWFTPKRLLVIFCVINMLNYVDRGIIASNGVNGSLGTCTESGVCTAGSGIQGDFNLDNFQDGVLSSAFMVGLLLASPIFASLAKSHNPFRLIGVGLSVWTFATAGCGSSFNFWSIAIFRMLVGVGEASFISLAAPFIDDNAPVAQKTAWLAMFYMCIPSGIALGYVYGGIVGSHVNWRFAFWSEAFFMLPFAVLGFVMKPLNLKGLSGGNIVEALTDEDAIIFHEHPPSSGSSYKASSKAPKLKVVSKISSQFSRFYYDMMALLREKVYVVNVLGYICYNFVIGAYSYWGPKAGYNIYHMSNADLLFGAITIVCGIFGTLSGGYILDHMDATMSNSFKLLSGATLLGAIFCFGAFCFSNMYAFLVLFAVGELFVFATQAPVNYVCLHSVKPSLRPLSMAISTVSIHIFGDVPSAPLVGILQDYVDNWRETSLILTSILFLAAGVWFVGVFLHGVDRSNEEESSNIGNEEVSTEPLLTAP, encoded by the exons ATGTCGAAAACTCCGGCGGACGACCCGCCTTCATGGTTCACTCCTAAAAG GTTACTTGTGATATTTTGcgttattaacatgttaaattaCGTGGATCGAGGGATAATTGCCAGCAACGGTGTGAATGGGAGTTTGGGAACCTGTACAGAAAGTGGGGTTTGCACTGCTGGTAGCGGTATTCA GGGGGACTTTAACCTGGACAATTTTCAAGATGGCGTTTTGTCTTCTGCGTTCATGGTTGGGCTTCTCTTGGCTTCTCCCATTTTTGCTTCCTTGGCAAAGAG CCACAATCCTTTTAGGCTCATTGGGGTCGGGCTATCTGTTTGGACTTTTGCTACAGCTGGATGTGGCAGTTCTTTTAACTTTTGGTCGATTGCAATTTTCCGCAT GCTGGTTGGTGTTGGTGAAGCTTCATTTATAAGTCTAGCTGCTCCATTCATTGATGACAATGCTCCTGTTGCTCAG AAAACAGCATGGCTTGCAATGTTCTACATGTGTATCCCATCTGGAATAGCTTTGGGATATGTATATGGTGGAATT GTTGGCTCTCACGTGAATTGGCGTTTTGCCTTTTGGAGTGAAGCCTTTTTTATGCTTCCTTTTGCTGTGCTGGGTTTCGTAATGAAACCATTGAATTTAAAAG GCTTATCGGGTGGCAACATTGTGGAAGCTTTAACTGATGAAG ATGCCATCATCTTTCACGAGCATCCACCAAGTTCAGGTTCCAGTTATAAAGCTTCAAGTAAAGCACCCAA GCTGAAAGTTGTATCCAAAATTAGCAGCCAGTTTTCCAGATTCTATTATGATATGATGGCCCTCTTGCGTGAAAAAGTTTATGTGGTGAACGTCCTAG gatATATATGCTATAACTTCGTCATTGGAGCATATTCATACTGGGGCCCAAAGGCTGGTTATAATATATATCATATG AGCAACGCTGATTTGTTGTTTGGAGCAATTACCATTGTCTGTGGAATTTTTGGAACTTTATCCGGGGGCTACATACTCGATCACATGGATGCCACCATGTCAAATTCATTTAAG CTACTCTCTGGAGCGACTTTGCTGGGTGCAATATTTTGCTTCGGTGCCTTTTGTTTTAGTAACATGTATGCTTTCTTGGTGCTGTTTGCAGTTGgtgagctatttgtctttgccaCACAG GCTCCAGTTAATTATGTGTGTCTGCATTCTGTCAAACCAAGTTTGAGACCATTATCAATGGCAATATCAACtgtttcaatccacatattcggCGACGTGCCTTCTGCACCATTGGTTGGCATTCTCCAG GATTATGTTGATAACTGGAGAGAGACTTCACTCATCCTGACTTCAATTTTATTTCTTGCCGCTGGAGTATGGTTTGTAG GAGTCTTTCTCCACGGGGTGGATCGGTCTAATGAAGAAGAGTCGTCTAATATTGGAAACGAAGAAGTCTCTACCGAACCCTTGCTCACCGCACCATAG